A section of the Desulfovibrio sp. Huiquan2017 genome encodes:
- the lon gene encoding endopeptidase La: MSQKKKKSPIRPSHIKRKKADVDIDKTPKSDAPGKDEEDIPEIIEALTTGPGATLFGDGDDLTGHNPADIPQVLPVLAVRDIVVFNYMILPLFVGREKSVRAVDAALAGDRYILILTQKDEDVEDPTPDDLYMTGTVGMIMRMLKMPDGRLKVLVQGLARAKVKRFSSNDPYHIAELSPIIEPEAGTLSSEQEALVRSSREQSERILTLRGISSADIMSVLNSVSDPGRLADLIASNLRMKVEAAQKILECVEPFRRLELVNEQLLKEVEVASMQNKIQTMAKEGMDKAQRDFYLREQIKAIKRELGDDADESEEMEELRKGLAASGMPKEVMKEAFKQLKRLETMHAESSEATVIRTYLDWMIDLPWKKLSRDRLDIKKAEEILNTDHYDLEKVKERILEYLSVRKLNPKMKGPILCFVGPPGVGKTSLGRSIARSLGRKFHRMSLGGMRDEAEIRGHRRTYIGAMPGRIIQAIKQCGTRNPVIMLDEIDKLGSDFRGDPSSALLEVLDPEQNFSFTDHYLNVPFDLSKVMFVCTANMLDSIPGPLMDRMEVIRIPGYTEQEKTVITRRYIIPRQIGENGLNEGELVISDKLAAKVIREYTREAGLRNVEREIGTLCRKMARKKAEGEKGPFKITVNNLYKLLGPPRFLDDEKEPTLPPGVAVGLAWTPVGGEILHIEVTTMPGKGKLILTGKLGDVMKESAQAALSIARARADHYGIDPNFADKLDIHVHVPAGATPKDGPSAGVTLVTALISALTDTPISPDLAMTGEISLRGRVLPVGGIKEKILAAVSRGMKKVLIPAQNKKDLAEIPDELRKRITIKTIEKVDEVWPLARAK; encoded by the coding sequence TTGAGCCAAAAAAAGAAGAAATCCCCCATCCGTCCCTCGCACATCAAACGCAAAAAGGCGGACGTGGACATTGATAAGACCCCGAAATCCGACGCGCCCGGCAAGGACGAGGAAGACATCCCCGAAATCATCGAGGCGTTGACCACCGGCCCCGGGGCCACGTTGTTCGGAGACGGCGACGACTTGACCGGACACAATCCCGCGGACATTCCGCAGGTCCTGCCGGTGCTGGCCGTACGCGACATCGTGGTCTTCAACTACATGATCCTGCCGCTCTTCGTGGGCCGCGAAAAATCGGTCCGGGCCGTGGACGCGGCCCTGGCCGGGGACCGCTACATCCTTATCCTGACCCAGAAGGACGAGGACGTGGAGGATCCGACCCCCGACGACCTGTACATGACCGGCACGGTGGGCATGATCATGCGCATGCTGAAGATGCCCGACGGACGCCTCAAGGTCCTGGTCCAGGGACTGGCCCGCGCCAAGGTCAAACGGTTCTCGTCCAACGACCCGTACCACATCGCCGAGCTGAGCCCGATCATCGAGCCCGAGGCGGGCACACTCTCCTCCGAGCAGGAGGCGCTGGTGCGCTCCTCGCGCGAACAGTCCGAGCGCATCCTGACCCTGCGCGGCATTTCCAGCGCGGACATCATGTCCGTGCTGAACAGCGTGTCCGATCCGGGCAGGCTGGCCGACCTGATCGCCTCCAACCTGCGTATGAAGGTGGAGGCGGCCCAGAAAATCCTGGAGTGCGTGGAGCCTTTCCGGCGGCTGGAGCTGGTCAATGAGCAATTGCTCAAGGAGGTCGAGGTGGCCTCCATGCAGAACAAGATCCAGACCATGGCCAAGGAAGGCATGGACAAAGCCCAGCGCGACTTCTACCTGCGCGAGCAGATCAAGGCCATCAAGCGCGAACTCGGCGACGACGCCGACGAGTCCGAGGAAATGGAGGAGCTGCGCAAGGGACTGGCCGCGTCCGGCATGCCCAAGGAGGTCATGAAAGAGGCCTTCAAGCAGCTCAAGCGGCTGGAAACCATGCACGCCGAGTCCTCGGAGGCCACGGTCATCCGCACCTATCTCGACTGGATGATCGACCTGCCGTGGAAGAAGCTCTCCCGCGACCGGCTGGACATCAAGAAAGCCGAGGAAATTCTCAATACCGACCACTACGACCTGGAAAAGGTCAAGGAGCGCATCCTCGAATACCTGAGCGTGCGCAAGCTCAACCCCAAAATGAAGGGCCCGATCCTCTGCTTCGTGGGGCCTCCGGGCGTGGGCAAGACCTCGCTCGGGCGGTCCATAGCCCGCTCGCTGGGGCGCAAGTTCCACCGCATGTCGCTCGGCGGCATGCGCGACGAGGCCGAGATACGCGGCCACCGGCGGACCTACATCGGGGCCATGCCGGGCCGCATCATCCAGGCCATCAAGCAGTGCGGTACGCGCAACCCGGTGATCATGCTCGACGAGATCGACAAGCTCGGCTCGGATTTCCGGGGCGATCCTTCCTCGGCCCTGCTCGAAGTGCTCGACCCCGAACAGAACTTCTCGTTCACGGACCATTACCTGAACGTGCCCTTCGACCTGTCCAAGGTCATGTTCGTGTGCACGGCCAACATGCTCGACTCCATCCCCGGCCCGCTCATGGACCGCATGGAGGTCATCCGCATCCCCGGCTACACCGAGCAGGAAAAGACCGTCATCACCCGGCGCTACATCATCCCGCGCCAGATCGGGGAGAACGGCCTGAATGAAGGCGAGCTGGTCATTTCCGACAAGCTGGCTGCCAAGGTCATCCGCGAGTACACCCGCGAGGCGGGCCTGCGCAACGTGGAGCGCGAGATCGGCACCCTGTGCCGCAAGATGGCCCGCAAGAAGGCCGAGGGCGAAAAGGGGCCGTTCAAGATCACGGTGAACAACCTGTACAAGCTCCTCGGGCCGCCGCGCTTCCTGGACGACGAGAAGGAGCCGACCCTGCCCCCGGGCGTGGCGGTCGGCCTTGCCTGGACCCCGGTGGGCGGCGAAATCCTGCATATCGAGGTGACGACCATGCCGGGTAAGGGCAAGCTGATCCTGACCGGCAAGCTCGGCGATGTCATGAAGGAGTCGGCCCAGGCCGCCCTCTCCATCGCGCGCGCCCGGGCGGACCACTACGGCATCGACCCGAACTTCGCCGACAAGCTGGACATCCACGTGCACGTTCCGGCAGGGGCCACCCCCAAGGACGGTCCGTCGGCGGGCGTCACGCTGGTCACCGCGCTCATCTCCGCCCTGACCGACACCCCGATCTCGCCGGACCTGGCCATGACCGGCGAGATATCCCTGCGCGGCCGCGTCCTGCCCGTGGGAGGTATCAAGGAAAAAATCCTGGCCGCCGTGTCGCGCGGCATGAAGAAGGTGCTCATCCCGGCCCAGAACAAAAAGGACCTGGCCGAAATCCCGGACGAACTGCGCAAACGCATCACCATCAAGACCATCGAAAAGGTGGACGAGGTCTGGCCCCTGGCCAGGGCCAAGTAG
- a CDS encoding 5-methyltetrahydropteroyltriglutamate--homocysteine S-methyltransferase, with protein sequence MTKTFASATTRDLPPFRADHVGSFLRPESVRTARLRLQAGEISEDDLRAAEDAAIRDLVEKQKACGLRAVTDGEFRRSWWHLDFFAGLDGLRKKTTSTGFAFHDVHTRAESVELVDEIRFGAHPMLEHFAFLRDCAGTHTAKMTIPSPAMLHFVLAVRDERFARPAFYPTENAFTEGIVQAYRDAVAAFYNAGCRYLQLDDTSWGALCSVEQRAAMRERGIDPDGLAERYVDILNAAIAERPADMTVTMHICRGNYRSTWFSSGGYEPVAPQLFANGRLDGFFLEYDTDRAGDFAPLRHIRDQQVVLGLVSSKTGELEKAEDVLARIDEAAAVVPINQLCLSPQCGFSSTEEGNTLSEEQQWAKIRFITELAATVWK encoded by the coding sequence ATGACCAAAACATTCGCATCCGCCACGACCCGCGATCTGCCCCCGTTCCGGGCGGACCACGTCGGCAGTTTCCTGCGCCCGGAATCCGTCAGGACCGCCCGTCTGCGCCTGCAGGCCGGGGAAATATCCGAAGACGACCTGCGCGCCGCGGAGGACGCGGCCATCCGGGACCTGGTGGAGAAACAAAAGGCCTGCGGCCTGCGGGCCGTCACGGACGGCGAATTCCGCCGCAGTTGGTGGCATCTGGACTTCTTCGCCGGGCTGGACGGCCTGCGGAAAAAGACGACCAGCACGGGGTTCGCCTTCCACGACGTCCACACCCGGGCGGAGAGCGTGGAGTTGGTGGATGAAATCCGGTTCGGCGCCCACCCCATGCTGGAACATTTCGCCTTCCTGCGGGATTGCGCCGGAACCCACACGGCCAAGATGACCATCCCCTCCCCGGCCATGCTTCACTTCGTGCTGGCCGTCCGGGACGAGCGGTTCGCCCGGCCCGCCTTTTACCCCACGGAGAACGCCTTCACCGAGGGCATCGTCCAGGCGTACCGCGACGCCGTGGCCGCCTTTTACAACGCGGGATGCCGCTACCTGCAATTGGACGATACCAGTTGGGGAGCCCTCTGCTCCGTCGAACAACGGGCGGCCATGCGAGAACGGGGCATAGACCCCGACGGGCTGGCCGAACGATATGTGGACATCCTCAACGCGGCCATAGCCGAACGCCCGGCCGACATGACGGTGACCATGCACATCTGCCGGGGCAACTACCGCTCCACTTGGTTTTCCAGCGGCGGATACGAGCCGGTGGCCCCGCAACTGTTCGCCAACGGGCGCCTGGACGGCTTCTTCCTCGAATACGACACGGACCGCGCCGGGGACTTCGCCCCCCTGCGGCACATCCGCGACCAGCAAGTGGTTCTGGGGCTTGTTTCCTCCAAGACCGGCGAGCTGGAAAAGGCTGAAGACGTGCTCGCGCGCATCGACGAGGCGGCGGCCGTCGTCCCCATCAACCAACTCTGCCTCAGCCCCCAATGCGGCTTTTCCTCCACCGAGGAAGGCAACACGCTGAGCGAGGAACAACAGTGGGCGAAAATCCGTTTTATCACGGAACTTGCCGCAACGGTCTGGAAATAG
- the cobT gene encoding nicotinate-nucleotide--dimethylbenzimidazole phosphoribosyltransferase — protein MEAAFKRILDEITPVDRTPEAGGQAHIDNLTKPVGSLGRLEELALQLYLIQGGQPPQSDPMRVYTVAGDHGVNAEGVSPYPQEVTRQMVLNFLADGAGINVLAKTVGAELFVVDAGCCGGPFDDHPALIQAKVAPGTANLAQGPAMTREQCLEALLLGVSLADRAHADGVKVLGTGDMGISNTTPSTALYAAYLGLDPASLTGPGAGLDPANLPAKTAVIRRGLEANKAAVASGDPVDILAALGGLEIAALAGLVLGGAKNHQLVCVDGFISTAAYLAAWKIRPAVKDYCLLSHASAEPGYAAVTRAMGVTPYLHLGFRLGEGTGAACAMFLVRAAANVFNQMATFASAGVSESR, from the coding sequence ATGGAAGCAGCATTCAAGCGGATACTCGATGAAATCACCCCTGTGGACCGCACCCCCGAAGCCGGGGGCCAGGCCCATATCGACAACCTGACCAAACCCGTGGGCAGCCTTGGCCGACTTGAGGAGCTGGCCTTGCAGCTCTACCTCATCCAGGGCGGGCAGCCGCCCCAGTCCGATCCCATGCGGGTCTATACCGTGGCCGGGGATCATGGGGTCAATGCCGAGGGCGTGTCGCCCTACCCCCAGGAGGTCACCCGCCAGATGGTCCTCAATTTTCTGGCCGACGGCGCGGGCATCAACGTCCTGGCCAAGACCGTGGGAGCCGAACTCTTCGTGGTGGACGCGGGTTGCTGCGGCGGCCCGTTTGACGACCATCCGGCCCTGATCCAGGCCAAGGTCGCGCCCGGCACGGCCAATCTGGCCCAAGGCCCTGCCATGACCCGCGAACAGTGCCTTGAAGCCCTGCTTCTCGGCGTGTCCCTGGCCGACCGCGCCCACGCGGACGGCGTCAAGGTGCTCGGTACCGGCGACATGGGCATTTCCAACACCACGCCGTCCACGGCCCTGTACGCGGCCTATCTCGGCTTGGACCCGGCGAGCCTGACCGGTCCCGGCGCGGGCTTGGACCCGGCGAATCTCCCGGCCAAGACCGCCGTCATCCGGCGCGGGCTTGAAGCCAACAAGGCGGCCGTCGCTTCCGGCGATCCCGTGGACATTCTCGCCGCCCTGGGCGGGCTCGAAATCGCCGCTTTGGCCGGACTGGTCCTGGGCGGGGCCAAAAATCACCAGCTCGTCTGCGTGGACGGCTTCATCTCCACCGCCGCCTACCTGGCGGCCTGGAAGATCCGCCCGGCGGTCAAGGACTACTGCCTGCTCAGTCACGCCTCGGCCGAGCCCGGTTATGCCGCCGTCACTCGCGCCATGGGCGTCACTCCCTACCTTCACCTCGGCTTCCGCCTCGGCGAGGGCACCGGCGCGGCCTGTGCCATGTTCCTGGTCCGCGCCGCCGCCAACGTCTTCAACCAGATGGCCACCTTCGCTTCAGCGGGCGTGTCCGAGAGCCGGTAG
- a CDS encoding choloylglycine hydrolase family protein yields the protein MLYRILLFLLLFALMAAPAMACTDFVIQAKDGTVVGGRSMDFAVDLEAKATVYPRGKQWTSEAPGKKQGFQWKQQYGFVGFSVLGQEASTDGMNEKGLSAKLLWLPSVGYQTVPKGQEAKALDVALVPDWILGSFQTVAEVKKALPHMFVWGRELPGLDSVPVLHLAVHDAQGNSMVAEWIDGKLNVYDNPLGVMTNEPPLPHQWANLRNYVNLSPMMQPSLELDGVKISGTGNGSGLLGLPGDCTPPSRFVRTAVLKRFAYQPETGKDAVILARHLLQQVDVMPGVSREKTPRGEAADYTQWTAIEDLTNRVVYFADYKDQTLRAIDLKKLDFTRSDYASIPVSIPSGNAIKDVTPR from the coding sequence ATGCTATACCGAATTCTCTTATTCCTTCTGCTTTTCGCGCTCATGGCCGCGCCCGCCATGGCCTGCACGGATTTCGTCATCCAGGCCAAGGACGGCACGGTCGTGGGCGGGCGTTCCATGGATTTCGCCGTCGACCTTGAGGCCAAGGCGACCGTCTACCCCCGGGGGAAACAATGGACCTCGGAAGCGCCGGGCAAGAAACAGGGCTTTCAGTGGAAACAACAGTATGGTTTTGTGGGCTTTTCCGTCCTGGGCCAAGAAGCATCCACGGACGGCATGAATGAAAAGGGCCTGTCGGCCAAGCTTCTCTGGCTTCCCTCGGTCGGCTATCAGACCGTGCCCAAGGGGCAGGAGGCAAAGGCCCTGGATGTCGCCCTGGTGCCGGATTGGATCCTGGGCAGTTTTCAGACCGTGGCCGAAGTCAAGAAAGCCCTGCCCCATATGTTCGTCTGGGGCCGGGAACTCCCCGGGCTGGACAGTGTCCCGGTGCTGCACCTGGCCGTGCACGACGCGCAGGGCAACAGCATGGTGGCTGAGTGGATCGACGGCAAGTTGAACGTCTACGACAACCCGCTGGGCGTCATGACCAATGAGCCGCCTCTGCCCCACCAGTGGGCCAACCTGCGCAACTACGTCAATCTTTCGCCCATGATGCAGCCTTCGCTTGAGTTGGACGGTGTCAAGATTTCCGGCACGGGCAACGGTTCCGGCCTGCTCGGCCTGCCGGGCGACTGCACGCCGCCTTCCCGCTTCGTGCGCACCGCCGTGCTCAAGCGCTTCGCCTACCAGCCGGAAACCGGGAAGGACGCCGTGATCCTGGCCCGGCATCTGTTGCAACAGGTCGATGTCATGCCGGGCGTCAGCCGGGAGAAAACGCCCCGGGGCGAAGCCGCCGACTATACGCAGTGGACCGCCATCGAAGACCTGACCAACCGTGTGGTTTATTTCGCCGACTACAAAGATCAGACCCTGCGGGCCATCGACCTCAAGAAACTTGACTTCACCCGCTCGGACTACGCCTCCATTCCCGTGTCCATCCCCTCGGGCAACGCCATCAAGGACGTGACGCCCCGCTAA
- a CDS encoding class I SAM-dependent methyltransferase: protein MNTRSCDISSLWGDGYKIPWNDPAFSARILKEHLSQAHDLASRKRAFVETQSAWIADHFPVPKPTVLDLGCGPGLYAQILASRCARYVGLDFSPASIDHARRNGPANGEFRLADVTEADFGGPFNLVMMLYGEFNVFPPAQARALLAKAHDALAPGGLLLVERQRFAAVRDVGRGADSEVRAPGGGLFADAPYVCLTENRWFEEEGVAQQRFFVRVEGRTEPLRYRSTTKAWTGEEMAALLREAGLCGVTVHPDWPQPGGDMALVTARKPS, encoded by the coding sequence ATGAATACTAGGTCGTGTGACATCTCGTCCCTATGGGGCGACGGCTACAAGATTCCCTGGAACGATCCCGCGTTCAGCGCGCGCATCCTCAAGGAACACCTGTCCCAGGCGCATGACCTGGCCAGCCGCAAGCGGGCGTTCGTCGAGACCCAGTCGGCCTGGATAGCGGACCATTTCCCGGTGCCCAAGCCCACCGTGCTCGACCTCGGTTGCGGCCCCGGCCTGTACGCCCAAATCCTGGCTTCGCGCTGCGCCCGGTATGTGGGGCTGGACTTCAGCCCGGCCTCCATCGACCACGCCCGGCGCAACGGACCGGCCAACGGGGAATTTCGCCTGGCCGACGTGACCGAGGCGGATTTTGGCGGCCCCTTCAACCTGGTGATGATGTTATATGGCGAGTTCAACGTGTTCCCGCCGGCCCAGGCCCGCGCCTTACTGGCCAAGGCGCACGACGCCCTTGCTCCCGGTGGCCTGTTGCTCGTCGAGCGGCAGCGTTTCGCGGCCGTGCGCGACGTGGGCCGGGGGGCCGACAGCGAGGTCCGCGCCCCCGGGGGCGGGCTGTTCGCGGACGCCCCCTACGTCTGCCTGACCGAAAACCGTTGGTTCGAGGAGGAGGGCGTGGCCCAACAGCGTTTTTTCGTGCGCGTGGAGGGCCGGACGGAGCCGTTGCGCTACCGCTCCACCACCAAGGCGTGGACCGGGGAGGAGATGGCGGCCCTGCTCCGCGAGGCGGGCCTTTGCGGCGTGACCGTTCACCCGGACTGGCCTCAGCCCGGTGGCGACATGGCCCTGGTCACGGCCCGCAAGCCGTCCTGA
- a CDS encoding zinc ribbon domain-containing protein, translating into MPIFEYKCNACGNEFEELVFDRDDCPPCPKCQSTDTGKLMSAVRSKVGGFRPDTGGDSGPAAPSAPSSGCAGCSGGNCSSCG; encoded by the coding sequence ATGCCCATTTTCGAATACAAGTGCAACGCATGCGGCAACGAATTCGAGGAACTCGTCTTCGACCGCGACGACTGTCCGCCCTGTCCCAAATGCCAATCCACCGACACCGGCAAGCTCATGAGCGCCGTTCGCTCCAAGGTTGGCGGTTTCCGACCCGACACCGGGGGCGACTCCGGCCCGGCCGCGCCCAGCGCGCCCTCATCCGGCTGCGCGGGTTGCTCCGGCGGCAACTGCTCCAGTTGCGGCTAG
- a CDS encoding Ada metal-binding domain-containing protein — MRKVLVCIALLLALAVGAAADERPLPVAAFPSVAAGEYHGNRNSRIFHRPGCRYYNCKHCVVVFVSRQAALEAGFRPCKVCKP; from the coding sequence ATGAGGAAAGTGCTCGTCTGCATCGCCCTGTTGCTCGCGCTGGCCGTCGGAGCCGCGGCCGACGAACGGCCTTTGCCCGTGGCGGCATTTCCGTCCGTGGCGGCGGGCGAGTACCACGGCAACCGCAATTCGCGCATCTTTCATCGACCGGGTTGCCGGTATTACAACTGCAAACATTGCGTCGTGGTCTTCGTCTCGCGGCAGGCCGCATTGGAAGCCGGTTTCCGGCCGTGCAAGGTCTGCAAGCCGTAG
- a CDS encoding acylphosphatase, with product MRELTAVIQGKVQGVWFRGWTREVARALGVTGWVRNLPDGAVEVLAHGSDEQLDRFEKSLRQGPPLARVTAVKVQRAMADAPLSDFSVRR from the coding sequence ATGCGGGAGCTGACGGCCGTGATCCAGGGAAAGGTCCAGGGCGTCTGGTTCCGAGGCTGGACCCGCGAGGTCGCCCGCGCCCTCGGCGTCACCGGTTGGGTGCGAAACCTGCCCGACGGAGCCGTCGAAGTCCTGGCCCACGGCAGCGACGAACAGCTCGACCGGTTTGAGAAAAGCCTCCGGCAAGGCCCCCCGCTGGCCCGCGTCACCGCCGTAAAGGTCCAACGCGCCATGGCCGACGCCCCGCTTTCGGATTTCAGCGTGCGCCGCTGA
- a CDS encoding WcbI family polysaccharide biosynthesis putative acetyltransferase encodes MARELCLIHANCQGEPLQARLDCCPAFRERYECRLYTNYVREPIPEADLTRCSLFLYQYLGPTWGELASETLIGKLPDHARALCVPNMFFKGYWPTWSGRAGFDYRCELLDGYIDAGLTADEATLLYLRANLVTKLDLAALREGSLRREREREALTPVKYTSLIEEFHGREQLFNTVNHPGARLMDHAARGVLRELGLPRPDADALAALGDPFPEFEQPIHPSVATFFGWDFAGPGRRYKVYGRRMTFAAWTANYVYARRHGVTDFIGFLQGDIPAQLHEI; translated from the coding sequence ATGGCCCGGGAACTCTGCCTTATCCATGCCAACTGCCAGGGCGAACCGCTCCAGGCGCGACTGGACTGCTGTCCGGCGTTCCGCGAACGCTACGAATGCCGCCTGTATACCAACTACGTGCGCGAGCCCATTCCCGAAGCCGACCTGACCCGCTGTTCGCTGTTCCTCTACCAGTACCTCGGCCCCACCTGGGGCGAACTGGCTTCGGAAACGCTGATCGGCAAACTGCCGGATCATGCCCGCGCCCTGTGCGTGCCGAACATGTTCTTCAAGGGCTACTGGCCCACCTGGTCGGGCCGGGCCGGGTTCGACTACCGCTGCGAACTGCTCGACGGCTACATCGACGCAGGGCTGACCGCGGACGAGGCCACCCTGCTCTACCTGCGCGCCAATCTGGTCACCAAACTCGACCTGGCGGCGCTCCGAGAAGGGAGCCTGCGCCGAGAGCGCGAACGCGAGGCCCTCACCCCGGTCAAGTACACGTCGCTCATCGAGGAATTCCACGGACGCGAGCAGCTCTTCAACACGGTCAACCATCCCGGCGCCCGGCTCATGGACCATGCGGCGCGCGGCGTGCTGCGCGAACTCGGTCTGCCCAGGCCGGACGCCGACGCCCTGGCGGCCCTCGGCGACCCGTTCCCGGAATTCGAACAGCCCATCCACCCCTCGGTGGCCACCTTCTTCGGTTGGGACTTCGCCGGACCGGGGCGACGATACAAGGTCTACGGCCGCCGGATGACTTTCGCGGCCTGGACCGCCAACTACGTTTATGCCCGCAGGCACGGCGTCACCGACTTCATCGGCTTTCTGCAAGGGGACATCCCCGCCCAACTTCACGAGATCTGA
- the hemC gene encoding hydroxymethylbilane synthase yields MKKLTIATRGSALALWQANHIKDRLEAEHPGLSVDLLKIKTRGDKILDVPLAKVGGKGLFVKEIEEALLDDRAQLAVHSMKDVPTELPEGLEVGIIPEREEPTDSLLSVKYDGLKGLPQGAVVGTSSLRRQSQLCALRPDLKIETLRGNLDTRLNKLLNGDYDAIVLATAGLKRLGMSAPKQEILGPPEFLPAVAQGALGIEFRSADDEVRGLLAFLDHAPTRYQVLAERGFLTGLDGGCQVPIAAWSEIEGETLQLTGYVAEVDGSTPIRRTVEGNVRHAWDLGMILAGRVLEAGGKAILDEVYARETK; encoded by the coding sequence ATGAAAAAGCTCACCATCGCCACCCGAGGCTCCGCCCTGGCCCTGTGGCAGGCCAACCACATCAAGGACCGGCTTGAGGCCGAACACCCCGGTCTGTCCGTGGACCTGCTCAAGATCAAGACCAGAGGAGACAAGATTCTGGACGTGCCGCTGGCCAAAGTCGGCGGCAAAGGACTCTTCGTCAAGGAGATCGAGGAGGCGCTGCTCGACGACCGCGCCCAGTTGGCGGTCCATTCCATGAAGGACGTGCCCACCGAACTGCCCGAAGGCCTGGAAGTCGGCATCATCCCCGAACGCGAGGAACCCACCGACTCCCTGCTCTCGGTCAAGTACGACGGCCTCAAGGGGCTGCCCCAAGGCGCGGTGGTCGGCACTTCGAGCCTGCGCCGCCAGTCCCAGCTCTGCGCCCTGCGCCCGGACCTCAAGATCGAAACCCTGCGCGGCAATCTGGACACCCGGCTGAACAAGCTGTTGAACGGCGATTACGACGCCATCGTCCTGGCCACCGCCGGGCTCAAGCGGCTGGGCATGTCCGCGCCCAAGCAGGAAATCCTGGGGCCGCCGGAGTTTCTGCCCGCCGTGGCCCAAGGCGCGCTCGGCATCGAGTTCCGCTCGGCCGATGATGAGGTGCGCGGCCTGCTCGCCTTCCTGGACCACGCTCCCACCCGCTATCAGGTCCTGGCCGAACGGGGCTTCCTGACCGGGCTGGACGGAGGCTGCCAGGTGCCCATCGCGGCCTGGTCCGAGATTGAAGGCGAGACCCTCCAGCTGACCGGCTACGTCGCGGAGGTGGACGGCTCCACGCCCATCCGTCGCACGGTCGAAGGCAACGTTCGCCACGCCTGGGACCTGGGCATGATCCTGGCCGGGCGGGTGCTCGAAGCGGGCGGCAAGGCCATCCTCGACGAGGTCTACGCCCGGGAAACCAAGTAG
- a CDS encoding tetratricopeptide repeat protein, with protein sequence MKDDFFALHLDNGDGGLASPRPSGRAYMAGGLVRCVFSTATHVRMGMGASSRIRETQVFRFVEQTGVDDFAGRLLSDRHLPVGEVQLITLDELVEDYAPELAYFEAQAVPALRARGIPEDGPASVIDAHVFNGLFGLGLVYLERGKPARASALFSDLARISTDFEGKDQFLFNDFGIALRKCGLFDEAIAFFLRALEFVPDDENLFYNLARAHYENGDWTSSLDYLIQSHKFNPSLPAANDLLELMVGLEGDERLLARYAKPPVPSAVAARARQLLAAGSGRLKLDDTLVGRPVEPGRARSGGLGHVEFKRHGDDD encoded by the coding sequence ATGAAAGACGATTTTTTTGCCCTGCATCTCGATAACGGGGACGGCGGATTGGCGTCCCCCCGGCCGTCCGGCCGGGCCTACATGGCGGGCGGCCTGGTCCGTTGCGTGTTTTCGACGGCCACCCATGTGAGAATGGGCATGGGCGCGAGCAGCCGTATCCGCGAGACCCAGGTCTTCCGTTTCGTGGAGCAGACCGGCGTGGACGATTTCGCCGGCCGTCTGCTCAGCGACCGCCACCTGCCCGTGGGCGAGGTCCAATTAATCACCCTGGACGAACTCGTGGAGGACTACGCACCCGAGCTGGCCTACTTTGAGGCACAGGCCGTTCCGGCCCTGCGCGCCCGGGGCATCCCGGAGGACGGCCCGGCCTCGGTCATCGACGCGCACGTGTTCAACGGCCTGTTCGGCCTGGGGCTGGTCTACCTGGAGCGCGGCAAGCCTGCACGGGCCTCCGCCTTGTTCTCCGACCTGGCCCGGATTTCGACCGATTTCGAGGGCAAGGACCAGTTCCTGTTCAACGACTTCGGCATCGCCCTGCGCAAGTGCGGCCTGTTCGACGAGGCCATCGCCTTTTTCCTGCGCGCGTTGGAGTTCGTCCCGGACGACGAGAACCTCTTCTACAACCTGGCTCGGGCCCACTACGAGAACGGCGACTGGACGAGCTCCCTGGATTACCTGATCCAGTCCCACAAGTTCAATCCGTCCCTGCCCGCAGCCAACGACCTGCTTGAACTCATGGTCGGTCTGGAGGGGGACGAGCGGTTGCTGGCCCGCTACGCCAAGCCGCCCGTGCCGTCCGCCGTGGCCGCCCGCGCCCGCCAGCTTTTGGCCGCAGGGTCCGGCAGGCTCAAGCTCGACGACACCCTGGTCGGCCGCCCCGTGGAGCCTGGCCGCGCCCGTTCCGGCGGCTTGGGCCACGTGGAATTCAAGCGCCACGGCGACGACGACTAG